gaaaacaatgaCACTGACCTGCTTCATAAAGCACTCTGCGCTCTCCTGATGACAAGCACTGGATATAATCCTTAACAACATTTCTGGAGTTGGTTCTTTTTTAAACTAGGGATTCGAATCAGGTCTGTGGCGCCACAGGAAATTATTATACCCCCTATTTCTATTTCTCCTCTCTCATCTGTGTGCTAGGGCCAATCTCTCTTTTGCCCATGGAAGTGCTTTCGAAGTAGCGATTCCCTAGCTGTGCCGGACTGCCACTGAGGTAGGCAGTGAGAGCCAAAAGGTAAAATCTAATCCCGGCAAGCAAAGTCTGTCATGCTTACCCGCTACCTGTGCGTCTCCTGCTCTGGTACCTGTCAGGTCTCTTGTGCTTTAGGTGAGATTCCCGTGCAGGGATCCAGCGCTTGCTTCCCAGCTGTGGGGGGTGTCCTCATCCACCTTTGTGCCTCTCTTCTCTTAGCGCTTTTCAAAGAGAATAttgtctagtggttggagcagggcccTGGGAGCCAGATTTCCTAGGGTCCAGTCTGGTCTGGGAGGAGGGTGGACTATTGGTTTGcgggtgggcagggccggctctaggatttttgccgccccaagcaaaatcaattttggccgcccgccccccgtttttttcttaccccaccccccggccccgcctcaactccaccccttccccaaatccccagccctgcctcctcccccaggctctcaagcctaggagggagggggagaagcggcgcatGCGCCGCgtccactcgggatctccccctccctcccaggcttccaagcctgggagggagggggagcagcggcgcgcgaatcagctgttttgcgtgcCGCGGctactcgggatctccccctctctcccaggctctcaaacctgggagggagggtgagcagcggcgcgcgaatcagctgtttcgcgcaccgtggcagcagcggaggtgagctagggcggccggggcacatttttaggggcggcaggggtggcattctggcgccagccatgccgcccctaaaaatgtgccgccccaagcaccaacttgttttgctggtgcctagagccagccctgcgggTTGGGGGATGAATGGGAGCTGGGccagctgggttctattcctggctgtgggGGACAGTGGTGGGAACAGGGGACCCAGTGCAGGACAAGGGTGCAGGATTCCTGGCTCCTCTTCCCAGCTCTTGCTGTGTAAACGTGGGCAACTCgcgtccctgctctgtgcctcagtttccccacctgtgaaatgtGACCTACCCCCCAGGTTGCAGTGCGAGAACTAAGACTTATAAGCACCCTGGGATCCTCAGCTATAAGATACCTTATAAGGGCACCCTTTGATTGGTCAGCTATGCCTTCCGCCTGCAGCGATTGTAGAAGTCCCCAGCTCTAGGGATTTTTTTGCTTCCACTTGGTGCATGTGAAAGACACTTGGAGAACCAACAAAAGCCCCCTGATGAGCTCCACTGGAGGAGCAGGGGATCCATGCCCCAGGGGTTGGCACACATCCTAGAGCAGActggctagctcagtggtttgagcatgggcctgctaaacccagggttgtgagttcaatccttgaggggccatttagggaactggggtaaaaaactatctggggattggttctgctttgagcagggggttggactagatgacctcctgaggtcccttccaaccctgatattctatgattattggCTCACGATAAATACTGCTGAGAGTGTGGGTAATATACAACAACCAGATAGGCGCTGCCTTCGGTGGCctaatggggaggggaggggaagtctGTGGAGACCGGGAGTCTGGTCTAGCTCCACCACTGACCTGCTCTATGAGCTCAAGCATGACCTGggctctccgtgcctcagtttccccatgtatacCTGGTGGATAATGAGCCATCCTTGGAAATTGAATTGAGAGTCCTGGTTGGAGTTTCAATGGAGCCCAATGGGCTTTGGCAGTCTGCCCAACGCCTCGGACAATCCCAGCCggcaagcccccgccccctccctgggaAAGCTATCGGCATCACCAGCAGCTCCGTTCCCAGAGAGAGTATGGCGAGACGTCGCATGCTGAAACGGACAAGGCTGGTGGGGGAAAATCGGTTACCCTGTCGACAGGCAGGCCCTCGAAAACCCCAGCCTGATCTGCCAGCGTCCGCTGGGAAACAGCCAGCCACCGGCGCCAGCCGCTGCTGGCCCCAGTGTGTGTGGAGCCACCCTGGGGTGACtttggggcctggttttcagtggGCTTCGGATCAGGGCCCGATCCAGGCAAAGGCACGAACTGATGCTGGAAAAGGTCCTGCTGCCCGGAGGACTGGGGTGAGACTCTCCCCACGCAGCCATGCCACGGACCAGCAGAGGAGGGTGGCAGCGGTgggccagctggggagcagggctgtggcaaGATCCAAAAGAGTGGGGGAGGTCACAGCCTGCTTCCTGCAGTGACGGTTGGGTCGGTGTAtcctgcactcccctcctgtgAGAGCCAAGGCCTCCTCCTGCTCCAGGGAAATGCTGGGAACAATGCAGGCCCCGTGGGAATCAGCCCGGTTGTTCCTGGGCTGGGAATGGCTGCTACAGCAtattgtggggcagggaggaggaaggaaagtcaggactcctgggttcaattcccagctctgggaggggagctctgtgcctcagtttcccccctcacagggggaatatggggagGGTTAACACCTCTGACGAGCCTTGAGCTCCTGAGAGAGGGCCCAGAACAGTCGTCACAATGGCGCACTCCGTCTCTGACCACCCTGCCCCCAGTCCAAGGGCTCGTGGATTTGGGCCTGGCGAAGAGAGAGAATCCAGTGGGGAATTTCAAGCTGGAGGATGAGGGCTGTTTGCAGACATGTCCAGTGAGCCAAACTGGCCTTCATCCCCGGTGTGGGGAGCATGTCAGAGGGGGAGCTGGAGTGCTCGGGGCTGTGGCTATTCTCTGCGTTGTATGCCCCTGCAGGGacgcagccctgaggctgctctaactgacCCCAGGGATCAGGCAAGGCACAGCTCCAGGATACAGAGAGCAAAAAGATGGCTTAAAGCTCAGAGCTACCATTGTGCCTCCTCTCTCCGCTCCCGGCCTTTCATCCCTGTCCCTGGTGCGGGAACAGAGCAACTGAGAATCACAGTCTGAGAGCTCCTGCTGTGTGCTGGCACCCAGGCCTAGGAGTCAATTTCCCCCTTAGACAATTAGCCTCCCACCCAAGCACACAACTGACAGAATTCTCTTGGGATGAAATTAGGAACCTACAGGGCTAAATTCATACCTCGGCCAAGCTGGTATAAAATGCAGGGGACAAAATCCCCCAGGATTTTGGACCCCAGCCATGCTCCAACTTCTCCAAGGAAGTAGCGAAAAAATGCAGTTGAGAAAAATGACTTGGGAGCTTCATACGTTTCACAAGCCAGGAGCAGCGTGATGGACCAAGCCCATGGCTTTTGGCTCGAGAGGTGGGCTACAAGTAGGAGAAAGGGACTGTgtgcgtacagcacctagcactggggctgggggggctacAAGGCTCCTTCTTCAGGACGCACATTGCTAATGCAAAGCACCTGGCTAGTCGTAGGCAGGAGGGATCAAACCTGAGCTCTCTGCTAAAATAGATCCCGTTAGCACAAGTCCAGGAGCTGACCCATCAACCTCGCTGTGTGGCCAATGCCACCCCTAGAGGGAGCACGACCGTCACCCCGAGCGAACGTGGCTTCCGGCGTCATGCCCAGTAACTTGCCACAAAAATATCATCCGCGCCTGAAATTCCTTTGCCCCCTGGATTCCCGGAGCGGTTTCTGTTTACTGCACCAAGGAGGGAAAACGATTTGGGACAGACAGACCATAAATGTCCCCGGGCTCGGACTTGGGCGCTGCTTGCCCAAGGACGGATGCTCTCGACCCGGCGGCTGGAAAGCGACAGCGCTCCCAGCCCGGCTTTAGCTCCTACGAGCCAATATCTTTGGCAATGAGTCCAACAAAACACAGGGAAAAGGAACGGAAGTTCAATTTCTGTGTCTCCAAGTCATCCCTGGTTCCCTAGGCTGGGAGGCCAGGTCTGGAGTTGCAGGGAAGCCACCTGGCAAAGTTAGTGGGGAAAATAAGTTATTCCCCAGCCATCGGGTGTCTTGGGGAGGgttgtctagtgcaggggttctcaggacaaaatttttggtggcctcagagtgtggccaccaacagGGAGTCGGAGGGGCTGCTATATTCCTCCTCCCAGTCACAGCCCAGGAGGccgtggccacaagaaaagcccctggtggcctcAGGCAGCCacagtggccgcatttgagaaacagacgctggtggttagagcagagatGCACGTCAGGATTCCTGGAGGCTGCATGGTCtagtctattcccagctctgctgtgtgaGCTCAAGGCAAATCgtgtcccctctctgtgcctcagtttccccaattagGTGTTAATACTAGTGGCACTCACAGTGGTCTAAGTTCTGAGAAGCTGTCAGAAACCAGCCAGAGCCACACACTCTGGCACATTCCTGTATAGTGACTGAAAGTGGTTATTTAGGtcccagctctgcctgggtgGCTTGTTCGTAGTGTTGTAGCATAAAGAGCAAAGGCCACGCCGCCGccccactttgtgcctcagtttccccatctgcaggaCGGGGATTGTGCTATTTACCTGCGTCCCAGGGTTGTTCTGAGGTGTAACCCCGTAATGACTGTGACGGGCTTTGAGCTCTTTGGTTTGCGGTTGCTATAGAAGTGCGGAGTGTTATTTATTGCTCTCAATGATCTGGTTAAGCGTTAGACAAGACTTTCAACCACAGTGGTTTTAATAGATTGCCTTGAGCAGCACGCTTGGTTTTTGCCTGACATGAATAATTCACTGCAGATTGAGAGGTTGTAAAAGggaccggggggaggggaaagatgagcATTTTGTCTCCCCTCTGGGAGCCCATTAAGGATCTGGGTGATTTCAGGGACAAAGATGACTCCAGGCCTGGCAAAGACGCTTCCAATTTttaaccctcccccttccccggtTTACCACCATCATTTTATAGCAGAGCTGCCCAAACCCCTGATAAATTACCCCGCTCGGACCGTCTTATTATTTTCTGCCATGGTGTGAGAGCTGTTCCACTCCAGGGGAAGGAGTCATGATCTTACGACATCCCCCAAAGTCCTTCCTTCTCTACCTCGCTCCGTTAGAACACGTCCTCTCTCCACAGCTGTGGGACATTTATGTTTTCCCCCCATGCTGCCCACCTCAAACCTGACCACTTCCTGGAGTAAGGACCATGGCTCGTCCAGTTATCGAGATGTGACCGCTGCCCCCCTGGGAACTTCACCACACCTCAGAAGTCTCCAGTTCTCCAGCCCCTGCCAACCTAGGCAGTGTTAGAACCAGtgacctagagatgaaaggctGTATAGTCCAGGCCCAACTCCCCATGCCACCAAGCCTCTAGCTTCTGCCTTAGCATGTAATCTTTGCACCAAACCTGCACCGGTATCGTTGCCAGGTCCCTGAGAGTCGGCCAAAAAGGTCCACTATAAACGATCTCTGCTTCATGCTGACCACAAGACTCCCCGGCCCCCCGCGCTGCTACACAGGTGGAGCGTGGTGCTGGCATCGGCAGCTCACAAAGATGAACCAATTTTGTAAGTTCCCTGCATTTTTCGTTTCCGGGTTTACAAAGCTATGGGGGCCTGAGGCGAGAAAATGGCCCCTTCGTCACATGAGTTTCATGGCAAActtgccgccgccgccgctgctgcgTGGCTTGTTCCAGGCCGCGTGGGGATAGTGAGGGACGAACTCGAAGGTGGCGTGATGCTTGACCTTCCCTTTGCTCTTGCTCCAGAAGAAGATGAAGACGAAGCAGACGGCGACCGAACTGAGGAACGGCAGGATGCCCATGGCCAAGACTCCCACCAGCGTGCCCACGTCGATGAGGGACGGCTGGAAGGCCTCCGAACTGTTGGAGAACAGGAAGGAGTCGTTGCCCAACTGGGAGGAGGGCTTGCTCACGCGAAGGTGCGCCAGCAAAGTGTCGTTCCCTGCTACGTTGCTGGCAACGCAGTGGTAGGTGCCGCTGTCCTGGGCTAAGGCATAGTCAATCTCCAAGGTGCCATCTGCGAAGACCCTCATCCGCCCCTTGTGGTTGGAGTCCAGGCGGATGTTATGAGGCGACACCCAGTAGACGATGGGGTGTGGATCCCCTTCGCCCTTGCAGCTCAGGGTTGCTTTGCCCCCCTCTTCCACGCTCACCTGCTGAGGCGTCTTGTCTGGGATCTTAGACTTCCTGCAGGTGAAGTGACTGGGCAGGAGGACGTCGGAGAAGTCCTTGAAGACTTTCCCTTTGACCGTCGTGGGGCTCGCGCAGGCGGGCTGCTGCCCTCCGAAGTTAAGCCTGCGTCGCCTTCGGATAATCCATAGGAGCCGGCAGTCACAGGCCAGGGGGTTCCTGTCTAACCGCAGGATCTCCAGGTTCCCCACCGAGTGGAAGACCCCTTCTTCCAAGGTCCTCAGGACGTTACCCGAGACATTGAGCAGCCGGAAGTAGTTGAGTCCTTGGAAGGCACTGGTGGCGATGGTGGCCAGCCTGCCTCCGGAGAGGTGGAATTCCTGAAGGCGTGAAAGGTCGCTCAGCCTCTTGCCAGGGATCTCCGAGATGGGGTTGTGGGAGAGATCCAGGTACTGGAGATAAACCAAATGCCTGAACGCCTCGTAAGGGACGGCACTGAGGTTGCACTTGGTGATGGACAAGGAGGTCAAGTTCAGTCCCAAGAGGCTGCGGGGCTCCAGCGTCGCCAGGAAAGGCCAGCGGTTGATCTCCAGCACGTTCAAGCGGTGCAGCCTCTGGAAGGAGTAGTTGTGGAGGACGCTGATGTTGAGCACCTTGAACCGGAGCTCGACCAGGTGGTGAAGCTGGGAGAGGGCGAGCTGGGGCACGCTCGTCAAGTTGCACTTCTCCAGGGTGAGCTGCTGCAGGCGGAGAAGCCCGCTGAAGGCTTGCGGTGAGATGAAGACCAGGTGGTTGTCCCCGGCCTCCAGCTTCCTAAGGTTGAACAAGTCTTTGAAGGAATGGTCCAGGAAGATGACGATCTTGTTCTCGCTGATGTCAAGGATGGTGAGGTTAGGGAGGCCGGTGAAGATTCCAGGGGGGACGATTTTCAACTGGTTACTCTTCAGCCTCAGGGTCATCAGCTTCTGCAGGCTGTTAAAGGCTCCGGGCTCGATGTTGGAGATGATGTTCTCGCTCAGGTCCAGCTCCTTCAAGGGCTGCAGGCGGGAGAACATGCCCTGGTGCAAGGTCCTGATCCGGTTCTTGCTCAGGTCCAGGAGCTCAGACTCTGGGGGGATCCCGCCCGGCACGGTGGTCAGGCGCCGGCGGTTGCAGAAGACAGACCTGTCCTGGGAGGAGCAGTGGCACCTGGAAGGGCAGCTCCAGCTGGATCCCGTCAGGAGGGCCTCCAGGGCAAGGAAGAACAGGGGATGCCAACAAGCCCAAGAGAAGGGGGAGTCTAGGAAAGCCCCAGCCACCATCTTACCTGCTTCCTGCAAAACAAGAACATCCCACAGTTAGAGAACTGAAGCAGATCTGCCCCTAGACAGCACCTGGCCCACGGGCGCCTTGGGAGAGCCATGCAGCAGACCCATCTATCTAAGGGCCAGACAGCACAGCTTCACGAACCTAATACCAGTGGGGGGCTGGCTCTTTGTTCTTTCCCTTGGTGCCCACCACCATGGCATCTGGCCAGGGCAAGTCACTGTGCTATCTCCCAAGGACCAAATCTGTGCCCCAATTTGCCTCCCCATCTGCCCGTCTGGTCGCGGGAGAGGGTCAGCGTTtgactctctctccctgcaggggTGCTCCTAAGGCACAATTCCTCCATAGCGCCTGAGACGGGTGCAATCCGTTGACCTCAGAACACTTAAAGGAGGAGAGTCCCTCGTGGGCCCAGGAGGAGAAAGGggcttgtccaaggtcacgcagcacatcagtggcagagccgggactAGAACCCGGGTTCCTGAGTCGCTGTCCAGCCTTCCACCCGCTGGGTCACACCACGGCTGATAAAACCTTTGCCTTCTGGAGAACGTCGGCTAACCGGCAGCAGAGCTGGCCCTATCCATGGGCTTGACATGTCTCTCCGTGACTGACACGCACACCCAAGGCTGTATTTTATTTTCACCCTC
Above is a window of Chrysemys picta bellii isolate R12L10 chromosome 20, ASM1138683v2, whole genome shotgun sequence DNA encoding:
- the LINGO4 gene encoding leucine-rich repeat and immunoglobulin-like domain-containing nogo receptor-interacting protein 4, with the protein product MVAGAFLDSPFSWACWHPLFFLALEALLTGSSWSCPSRCHCSSQDRSVFCNRRRLTTVPGGIPPESELLDLSKNRIRTLHQGMFSRLQPLKELDLSENIISNIEPGAFNSLQKLMTLRLKSNQLKIVPPGIFTGLPNLTILDISENKIVIFLDHSFKDLFNLRKLEAGDNHLVFISPQAFSGLLRLQQLTLEKCNLTSVPQLALSQLHHLVELRFKVLNISVLHNYSFQRLHRLNVLEINRWPFLATLEPRSLLGLNLTSLSITKCNLSAVPYEAFRHLVYLQYLDLSHNPISEIPGKRLSDLSRLQEFHLSGGRLATIATSAFQGLNYFRLLNVSGNVLRTLEEGVFHSVGNLEILRLDRNPLACDCRLLWIIRRRRRLNFGGQQPACASPTTVKGKVFKDFSDVLLPSHFTCRKSKIPDKTPQQVSVEEGGKATLSCKGEGDPHPIVYWVSPHNIRLDSNHKGRMRVFADGTLEIDYALAQDSGTYHCVASNVAGNDTLLAHLRVSKPSSQLGNDSFLFSNSSEAFQPSLIDVGTLVGVLAMGILPFLSSVAVCFVFIFFWSKSKGKVKHHATFEFVPHYPHAAWNKPRSSGGGGKFAMKLM